DNA from Scheffersomyces stipitis CBS 6054 chromosome 1, whole genome shotgun sequence:
CTATGgatctcttcaagttaGACTTGGCTGCATAGCTCTTTAATGCTTGCAAAAGGGAGTTGGCTGTCATAGTAGAAGTCAAGTTCTTATTGAAGGTTGTAGAGTTAGAAGCTCCTGGAGATGCTTTGACTGGAActgttggaaaagaagacttAAGGAAGTTCAACCACTGGTTCAAAGCTTCCGTTGGAATTAAATCAACCTTGTTCAATACAAGAATCAATCTCTTACCTGGGTTCTGTAAGACGGCTTGTTCAACCTTCTTGGAACGAGTAGCTTCTGGATCTCTGGCATCCAAGACATATAAGATGACATCTGAGGCTTCTACGACAGttttgaagatcttgtcaaAGGCCTTACGAGATTTTTCCACCTCAGAgttgtcttcgtcatcttcgtcttgttcgatttcaatttcgtattcttcatcatcgtcttcatccaTACCATTATCgtcttcaacatcatctTCTCCATCATAAGCCTTAGCAGCGCTTTGAGCAGACTCCAAAAGTGCAGCCAACCCTCCTTCTTCCccttcgtcttcgtcttggTCCATCTCGTcatcatctacaatttctcCTCTGGCAAGGGCAGCCTCTCTTTCCATCTGTCTCTGCAACTTCAAGGCTTCtctcttttccttttctattcttctgttgtcttccaattcgCTGATAATCTTGTCCTTGTAAGGGAAAGAGGCTGGAATTCCTGGATCCTTCTTGTTTCTAGATTTCCAGGTGACGTCCTTCTTAGCATGCTTTCTGTTTTTTCTCTGTTGAGCagcagccttcttcttgatccCTTCTCTCATACGAGTCGAGACTCTTTTAGATGTTGGCTTCTTCACTCTCATACTGACTTGCTGTTTAAAAGTGGCTGATTTCAAATAGAAGGGTGGTTCTGGTTAAATgtagaaagtgaaaaaattaTAGAAACGACTAAATTTTTTGAAGGTCTGCACACAAGCCGATGAGTTGGTTAACTATGGAGTGCACAACTGGGAACAGGATTAACTACCGAGTATTAAATACGAAGCATTAGCAATCGTGTTGGAAGCTTACTTGGAAGTTTCAACAACTGACTTAAGCTCAATAGATATATAATGTTACAAATAATTTCGAAAGTCAAAATCCCcagattttttttttgaaagTGTGTAttttttccaatttctaCAATGCCTACATAAACCAATAGTATTCCAAGATTGTTATATCTCTTCATTGACTAACATATAAACAATTAAAATAGGCatgaaaatatcaaaatGTAAGGAAAGTATCAAAAGCATTATATTAGGTATAGATAGGATTGAAATTATTTCACATTTTGTAGTACCCATGAGCTCCTAAATCTTTAGTGTAGTTCTTAATTGTAGATGGCTTCTGGTAACCAACATGCTCAGTTTCAGGCTccccttcttcttcttcagaaggACAATCCCCTTCAAAACAGTTCCCTTGTTCTGTGTCTTTATCACCATTGATGACTTTGGATACTATGCCAGGTTTTGGTGGTAATACCACTGAAGCGAGCTCATCgctcttttcttcttgaggATGTTCTGGGGTGTAGTTTTCGAGTTCTTTTGAAAGGAGACGATCTATAAGCTTTTGCTTGACGATTGTCTTGACGTTGTTCTTTACTTCAGACAGCTTGTGGATTACATATGCTCCAGCGTCTTTTATATCTTTTCCTGTGATCTGAATTTCAAACAGCTTGGTTTCTGGTAAGGGAAGGGCGCTTGTCAAATGAATATGGGCAGCGATAAGCAAGAGCAATAGAGATGGCTTCATAACTAAAGATAGTGTAAGCTTAGGGTTTAATAGAATATAATCACGCTTGTATTAGCTATGGTT
Protein-coding regions in this window:
- a CDS encoding predicted protein, which translates into the protein MRVKKPTSKRVSTRMREGIKKKAAAQQRKNRKHAKKDVTWKSRNKKDPGIPASFPYKDKIISELEDNRRIEKEKREALKLQRQMEREAALARGEIVDDDEMDQDEDEGEEGGLAALLESAQSAAKAYDGEDDVEDDNGMDEDDDEEYEIEIEQDEDDEDNSEVEKSRKAFDKIFKTVVEASDVILYVLDARDPEATRSKKVEQAVLQNPGKRLILVLNKVDLIPTEALNQWLNFLKSSFPTVPVKASPGASNSTTFNKNLTSTMTANSLLQALKSYAAKSNLKRSIVVGVIGYPNVGKSSIINALTNRHGNNSKACPVGNQAGVTTSMRQVKIDNKLKILDSPGIVFPDEVANSKKLSKSQQEAKLALLSAIPPKQIIDPVPAIQMLLKKLSKDNEMAEGLKNYYQLPALPSADLNEFTKQFLIHVARSRGRLGKGGIPNLESAGMAVLNDWRDGRIIGWTLPKASKSASEAADAANIDGPKSSLRGEKEPPKVEQTTVVTAWAKEFDLDGLLGDNFGLQN
- a CDS encoding predicted protein, encoding MKPSLLLLLIAAHIHLTSALPLPETKSFEIQITGKDIKDAGAYVIHKSSEVKNNVKTIVKQKLIDRLLSKELENYTPEHPQEEKSDELASVVLPPKPGIVSKVINGDKDTEQGNCFEGDCPSEEEEGEPETEHVGYQKPSTIKNYTKDLGAHGYYKM